The Roseimicrobium gellanilyticum genome contains a region encoding:
- a CDS encoding ABC transporter permease, protein MRLLLTLFTKELRSFFFSPIAYVVLALVMIINGLSFRAAITVLEAKPQTTSIVTWTFSSQWFWLSYFFVFPLLTMRLFAEERKLGTWETLCTAPVRTWQIVFAKYLASVVFYCLLWVPSLANFAIFQTMTNGAAEIPHGALLGTYILLFAMGLFNLSMGCLASALTANQIVAAVVSFTASLMHFLIGLFIIYFQRAETKAFVDFVYYIASVQHIDTFTNGLLDTRPLVYYSSLSLLFLIITHQVLEFRRWRV, encoded by the coding sequence GTGCGTCTGCTACTCACCCTGTTCACCAAGGAACTTCGGAGCTTCTTCTTCTCCCCCATCGCCTATGTGGTGCTGGCGCTGGTGATGATCATCAATGGCCTCTCGTTCCGTGCCGCCATCACCGTGCTGGAGGCCAAGCCTCAAACGACCAGCATCGTGACCTGGACCTTCTCCTCGCAGTGGTTCTGGCTCAGTTATTTCTTCGTGTTCCCCCTGCTCACCATGCGCCTCTTTGCAGAGGAGCGGAAGCTCGGCACCTGGGAGACACTCTGCACCGCGCCTGTGCGTACGTGGCAGATCGTCTTCGCCAAGTACCTCGCGAGCGTGGTCTTCTACTGCCTGCTCTGGGTTCCCAGTCTGGCGAACTTTGCCATCTTCCAGACCATGACCAATGGCGCGGCGGAAATCCCCCACGGAGCCCTGCTGGGGACCTACATTCTCCTCTTCGCCATGGGCCTGTTCAATCTGTCCATGGGATGCCTCGCCTCCGCGCTAACGGCGAACCAGATCGTCGCAGCCGTGGTGTCCTTTACCGCAAGCCTGATGCATTTCCTCATCGGATTGTTCATCATCTACTTCCAGCGCGCGGAAACGAAGGCGTTCGTGGACTTCGTCTACTACATCGCCTCCGTGCAGCACATTGACACCTTTACCAATGGCCTGCTGGATACCCGACCGCTGGTGTATTACTCGAGCCTGTCTCTGCTTTTCCTGATCATCACGCATCAGGTACTTGAGTTCCGCCGCTGGCGTGTGTGA